A stretch of Castanea sativa cultivar Marrone di Chiusa Pesio chromosome 2, ASM4071231v1 DNA encodes these proteins:
- the LOC142626311 gene encoding U1 small nuclear ribonucleoprotein 70 kDa: MGDFNDAFLRNPQNAAVQGRTKVQNRANVQQLKLIGQSHPTGLTANLLKLFEPRPPLEFKPPPEKRKCPPLTGMAQFVTKFAEPGDAEYSPPVVLGETPTQRRARVHALRLEMGAAKAAEELQKYNPQEDPNVSGDPYKTLFVARLSYETTESRIKREFESYGPIKRVRLITDKESNKPRGYAFIEYVHTRDMKAAYKQADGRKIDGRRVLVDVERGRTVPNWRPRRLGGGLGTTRVGGEDVNQRYSGREQLQSGGPSHSEEPRAREDRSADRDREKSRERGRDKEREREKSRERSHDRHRERDHREDRHHRDRDRDRDRERERDRGRDRDRTRDRDRERGRDRGRDYERDRHRDRDRERDRPRERESERDYDVEDHDHDRGRSGDRESNYDRVEPKHERDRHGERERDHDHAEPEDDHGWYEQPEHGHKHSDPDQDQDPDHYERRRSRSQYDHLDVQDDHDRYDQYRDRGHDQYERMEDDDYHYERATSESRERERTRDPEHEYRRSERSLSREYEY, from the exons ATGGGAGACTTCAACGATGCCTTCCTGCGCAACCCGCAAAACGCCGCCGTTCAGGGCCGCACCAAAGTCCAGAACCGCGCCAACGTTCAACAGCTCAAACTG ATTGGGCAGAGTCACCCCACTGGTCTAACAGCAAACTTGCTGAAGCTATTTGAGCCTCGGCCGCCTTTGgaatttaaaccacctccagagaaaagaaaatgcccACCATTAACAG GGATGGCGCAATTTGTGACTAAGTTTGCGGAGCCTGGAGATGCGGAATATTCTCCACCTGTTGTTTTGGGTGAAACTCCT ACACAAAGAAGGGCTAGAGTACATGCGTTAAGACTGGAGATGGGTGCAGCAAAGGCTGCTGAGGAGCTACAGAAAT ATAATCCACAAGAAGACCCAAATGTTTCTGGAGATCCATATAAGACATTGTTCGTGGCTAGACTT AGTTATGAGACAACTGAAAGCagaatcaaaagggagtttgAGTCTTATGGTCCAATCAAGCGG GTTCGATTGATTACTGACAAAGAATCAAATAAACCTAGAGGCTATGCTTTCATTGAGTATGTGCATACACGGGACATGAAAG CTGCATATAAACAAGCTGATGGAAGGAAAATTGATGGTAGAAGGGTGCTTGTGGATGTTGAACGTGGTAGAACTGTCCCAAATTGGCGTCCTCGCCGACTTGGTGGTGGGCTAGGAACTACCAGAGTTGGAGGTGAAGATGTTAATCAGAGATACTCAGGGAG GGAGCAATTGCAGTCAGGAGGACCATCTCACTCTGAGGAGCCAAGGGCACGAGAGGATCGGAGTGCAGACCG GGATAGGGAAAAATCACGTGAAAGGGGAAGGGACAAAGAGAGGGAACGGGAGAAATCCCGTGAACGCTCCCATGACAGGCATAGGGAACGTGATCATAGGGAGGATAGGCACCACAGAGATCGTGACAGGGACAGGgatagggagagagaaagagaccgGGGTCGGGATCGCGACCGAACACGTGATCGTGATAGAGAGCGAGGTCGGGATCGTGGCCGTGACTATGAGCGTGATCGACACAGAGACCGTGATAGGGAGCGTGATCGTCCTcgagagagggagagtgagagagacTATGATGTTGAAGACCATGACCACGACCGCGGGCGGTCCGGTGATAGGGAATCTAATTATGATCGGGTTGAACCAAAGCATGAGAGGGACCGACATGGTGAAAGAGAGCGGGACCATGATCATGCTGAACCAGAGGATGATCATGGATGGTATGAACAGCCTGAGCATGGGCATAAGCATTCAGACCCAGACCAAGACCAAGACCCTGACCACTATGAGCGTCGTCGAAGTCGGAGCCAGTATGATCATCTGGATGTCCAGGATGACCATGACCGTTATGACCAATATCGTGATCGTGGTCATGACCAATATGAGCGAATGGAGGATGATGATTACCATTATGAGCGTGCAACATCTGAGTCACGTGAAAGGGAGAGAACTCGAGATCCAGAGCATGAGTATCGACGATCAGAGAGGTCACTTTCTCGGGAATACGAGTATTGA